One segment of Streptomyces sp. NA02950 DNA contains the following:
- a CDS encoding heme-copper oxidase subunit III, whose translation MSVVATATAVDTGHAHPSVNRPNLTSVGTIIWLSSELMFFAALFAMYFTLRSVTGAEHWKEMASALNFPFSATNTTILVLSSLTCQLGVFAAERGDVKKLRTWFVITFMMGAIFIGGQIFEYTELVKHEGLSLSSDPYGSVFYLTTGFHGLHVTGGLIAFLLVLGRTYAAKRFTHQQATAAIVVSYYWHFVDVVWIGLFATIYMIK comes from the coding sequence ATGTCGGTCGTGGCGACAGCAACAGCAGTAGATACCGGGCACGCGCACCCGTCGGTCAACCGGCCGAACCTCACCAGCGTCGGAACCATCATCTGGCTGAGTTCCGAGCTGATGTTCTTCGCGGCCCTCTTCGCGATGTACTTCACCCTGCGATCGGTGACCGGAGCCGAGCACTGGAAGGAAATGGCGTCCGCGCTGAACTTCCCGTTCTCCGCGACGAACACCACGATCCTGGTGCTCTCCTCCCTCACCTGCCAGCTCGGTGTCTTCGCTGCCGAGCGCGGCGACGTGAAGAAGCTGCGCACCTGGTTCGTGATCACCTTCATGATGGGCGCGATCTTCATCGGCGGTCAGATCTTCGAGTACACCGAACTGGTCAAGCACGAAGGGCTCTCGCTCTCGTCCGACCCGTACGGCTCGGTGTTCTACCTGACCACCGGCTTCCACGGACTGCATGTGACAGGCGGGCTCATCGCCTTCCTGCTGGTCCTGGGCAGGACGTACGCGGCCAAGAGGTTCACCCACCAGCAGGCGACGGCGGCCATCGTCGTGTCCTACTACTGGCACTTCGTCGATGTCGTCTGGATCGGCCTCTTCGCCACGATCTACATGATCAAGTAA
- a CDS encoding c-type cytochrome has product MKKLSARRRHPLAALVVLLFALAVTGGLYAAFSPSEAKADDSSAQSLAIEEGKKLYAVGCASCHGTGGQGSSDGPSLVGVGSAAVDFQVGTGRMPAQQPGAQMPKKKKVYSDAEIEQLSAYIASLGAGPVTPTKSQYNIDGADVAKGGELFRTNCAQCHNFAGKGGALTNGKYAPALDGVSPKHIYEAMQTGPQNMPSFPDATLPEKNKKDIIAYLDTVNSDKTKTPGGLELGGLGPVSEGLFAWVFGMGALIVLTIWVAARTAKAKKS; this is encoded by the coding sequence GTGAAAAAGCTCTCCGCACGACGGCGCCATCCGCTGGCTGCGCTCGTCGTCCTACTCTTCGCGCTGGCGGTCACTGGGGGGCTGTACGCCGCGTTCTCGCCGAGCGAGGCGAAGGCTGATGACAGCTCCGCCCAGTCCCTCGCCATCGAGGAGGGCAAGAAGCTCTATGCCGTCGGCTGCGCCAGCTGCCACGGCACGGGCGGTCAGGGGTCCTCCGACGGCCCGAGCCTGGTCGGCGTCGGGTCCGCCGCCGTCGACTTCCAGGTCGGCACCGGCCGGATGCCCGCCCAGCAGCCGGGCGCCCAGATGCCGAAGAAGAAGAAGGTGTACTCGGACGCCGAGATCGAGCAGCTCTCCGCGTACATCGCCTCGCTCGGCGCCGGTCCGGTGACGCCCACCAAGAGCCAGTACAACATCGACGGCGCGGACGTCGCGAAGGGCGGAGAGCTCTTCCGTACCAACTGCGCGCAGTGCCACAACTTCGCCGGCAAGGGCGGTGCCCTGACCAACGGCAAGTATGCGCCCGCCCTCGATGGCGTGAGTCCCAAGCACATCTACGAGGCCATGCAGACCGGCCCGCAGAACATGCCGTCCTTCCCCGACGCCACGCTGCCGGAGAAGAACAAGAAGGACATCATCGCGTACCTCGACACGGTCAACAGCGACAAGACCAAGACCCCCGGTGGCCTTGAGCTCGGCGGGCTCGGCCCGGTCAGCGAGGGCCTGTTCGCCTGGGTCTTCGGCATGGGCGCCCTGATCGTCCTCACCATCTGGGTCGCCGCCCGGACCGCAAAGGCCAAGAAGTCATGA
- a CDS encoding ubiquinol-cytochrome c reductase iron-sulfur subunit, with protein MSSHEIPEADEQLPEKRESAEGAVEVAEDPFADPGMPPHEHRKQDIDERAAKRSERTVALLFTSSMVATIAFIASYVAIPVDKYVYVFPIGHISALNFALGLTLAIALFGIGAGAVHWARTLMSDVEIADERHPIAAGPEVKTKVLDDFRAGAAESGFGRRKLARNTLFGALALVPLSGLVLLRDLGPMPGTKLRHTKWGKGKLLMNQNTMQPLRPEDIVVGSLTFAMPEGMEEDQHDFQTEIAKAALMLVRLQPENIKDKRELDWSHDGIVAFSKICTHVGCPINLYEQQTHHVLCPCHQSTFDLADGGRVIFGPAGHALPQLRITVNGEGYLEAMGDFAEPVGPAFWERG; from the coding sequence ATGAGTAGCCACGAGATTCCAGAAGCAGACGAGCAGCTGCCCGAGAAGCGGGAGTCCGCCGAGGGTGCGGTGGAGGTCGCCGAAGACCCGTTCGCGGACCCGGGGATGCCGCCGCACGAGCACCGCAAGCAGGACATCGACGAGCGGGCCGCCAAGCGCTCCGAGCGCACCGTCGCCCTGCTCTTCACGTCCTCGATGGTGGCCACGATCGCCTTCATCGCCTCGTATGTGGCGATCCCGGTGGACAAGTACGTCTATGTCTTCCCGATCGGTCACATCAGCGCGCTCAACTTCGCGCTCGGCCTGACGCTCGCCATCGCCCTCTTCGGCATCGGCGCGGGCGCGGTCCACTGGGCCCGCACCCTGATGTCCGATGTGGAGATCGCCGACGAGCGTCACCCCATCGCGGCCGGCCCCGAGGTCAAGACCAAGGTCCTGGACGACTTCCGGGCCGGTGCCGCCGAGTCCGGCTTCGGCCGCCGCAAGCTGGCGCGCAACACCCTCTTCGGCGCCCTGGCGCTGGTGCCGCTCTCCGGCCTGGTGCTGCTGCGCGACCTCGGCCCGATGCCCGGCACCAAGCTGCGCCACACCAAGTGGGGCAAGGGCAAGCTGCTGATGAACCAGAACACCATGCAGCCGCTGCGCCCCGAGGACATCGTGGTCGGCTCGCTGACCTTCGCCATGCCCGAGGGCATGGAGGAGGACCAGCACGACTTCCAGACCGAGATCGCCAAGGCCGCCCTGATGCTGGTCCGGCTCCAGCCGGAGAACATCAAGGACAAGCGCGAGCTGGACTGGTCGCACGACGGCATCGTCGCGTTCTCGAAGATCTGCACGCATGTCGGCTGCCCGATCAACCTGTACGAGCAGCAGACCCACCACGTCCTGTGCCCCTGCCACCAGTCGACCTTCGACCTCGCCGACGGTGGCCGAGTGATCTTCGGTCCCGCCGGGCATGCGCTGCCGCAGCTGCGCATCACGGTGAATGGCGAGGGGTACCTCGAAGCCATGGGCGACTTCGCGGAGCCCGTCGGTCCTGCTTTCTGGGAGCGCGGATGA
- a CDS encoding cytochrome bc complex cytochrome b subunit — MSTGQANDAQRRGKAPAGERVADWADSRLGIYSLAKANMRKIFPDHWSFMLGEVALYSFIVIILTGVYLTLFFHPSMGEVVYHGPYEPMQGVRMSEAFASTLDISFEVRGGLLIRQIHHWAALIFLAAMFVHMMRVFFTGAFRKPREINWLFGFLLFFLGMLTGFTGYSLPDDLLSGTGLRFIEGVFLSVPVVGTYITMFVYGGEFPGTDLIARLYPVHVLLLPGIMLGLLVAHLILVFYHKHTQYPGPGKTNKNVVGMPLLPVYMAKAGGFFFLVFAVIAVLSAVATINPIWTIGPYRPDQVSTGAQPDWYMGFAEGLVRVMPGWEINAWGHTLVLGVFIPIVLFPVVLVAMGVYPFIESWVTGDKREHHILDRPRNAPTRTAFGVAWLTAYFVMLVGGGNDLWATHFHLSINSITWFVRIGFFVGPVVAFIVTRRICLGLQRRDRDKVLHGRETGIIKRLPHGEFVEVHEPLSQEQLHTLTQHDQPKPFEVGPAVDENGVARKIKRSDKLRSKLSKSYYGENNVIPKPTREEYQEITSGHGHH; from the coding sequence ATGAGTACTGGACAGGCCAACGACGCGCAGCGGCGCGGCAAAGCCCCCGCGGGCGAGCGCGTCGCCGACTGGGCCGACAGCCGGCTGGGCATCTACAGCCTGGCCAAGGCCAATATGCGCAAGATCTTCCCGGACCACTGGTCCTTCATGCTGGGTGAGGTCGCGCTCTACAGCTTCATCGTCATCATCCTCACGGGTGTGTATCTGACGCTGTTCTTCCACCCCAGCATGGGAGAGGTCGTCTACCACGGCCCGTACGAGCCCATGCAGGGTGTGCGGATGTCGGAGGCGTTCGCCTCCACGCTCGACATCAGCTTCGAGGTGCGCGGCGGTCTGCTGATCCGGCAGATCCACCACTGGGCCGCGCTGATCTTCCTCGCCGCGATGTTCGTGCACATGATGCGGGTGTTCTTCACCGGCGCGTTCCGCAAGCCGCGTGAGATCAACTGGCTGTTCGGCTTCCTGCTGTTCTTCCTCGGCATGCTGACCGGCTTCACCGGCTACTCGCTCCCCGACGACCTGCTCTCCGGTACCGGTCTGCGGTTCATCGAGGGTGTGTTCCTGTCGGTCCCGGTCGTCGGCACCTACATCACGATGTTCGTGTACGGCGGCGAGTTCCCGGGCACGGACCTGATCGCCCGGCTCTATCCGGTCCACGTCCTGCTGCTGCCGGGCATCATGCTCGGTCTGCTGGTGGCGCACCTGATCCTGGTCTTCTACCACAAGCACACGCAGTACCCGGGGCCCGGAAAGACCAACAAGAACGTGGTCGGCATGCCCCTGCTGCCGGTCTACATGGCCAAGGCGGGCGGCTTCTTCTTCCTGGTCTTCGCCGTGATCGCGGTCCTCTCCGCGGTCGCCACCATCAACCCGATCTGGACCATCGGTCCCTACCGGCCGGATCAGGTGTCCACCGGTGCCCAGCCCGACTGGTACATGGGCTTCGCCGAGGGCCTGGTCCGAGTGATGCCCGGCTGGGAGATCAACGCCTGGGGCCACACGCTCGTCCTGGGTGTGTTCATCCCGATCGTGCTGTTCCCCGTCGTGCTGGTGGCCATGGGCGTCTACCCGTTCATCGAGTCCTGGGTCACCGGCGACAAGCGCGAGCACCACATCCTGGACCGCCCGCGCAACGCCCCGACCCGGACCGCCTTCGGTGTGGCGTGGCTGACCGCGTACTTCGTGATGCTGGTCGGTGGTGGAAACGACCTGTGGGCCACCCACTTCCACCTGTCGATCAACTCCATCACCTGGTTCGTCCGGATCGGCTTCTTCGTCGGCCCGGTGGTCGCCTTCATCGTCACCCGGCGGATCTGCCTCGGCCTCCAGCGCCGCGACCGCGACAAGGTGCTGCACGGCCGTGAGACCGGCATCATCAAGCGGCTGCCGCACGGTGAGTTCGTCGAGGTCCATGAGCCGCTCTCGCAGGAGCAGCTGCACACGCTGACCCAGCACGACCAGCCCAAGCCGTTCGAGGTCGGGCCGGCGGTCGACGAGAACGGTGTCGCGCGGAAGATAAAGCGTTCGGACAAGCTCCGCTCGAAGCTCTCCAAGAGCTACTACGGCGAGAACAACGTGATTCCGAAGCCGACCCGCGAGGAGTACCAGGAGATCACCAGCGGCCACGGCCACCACTGA
- a CDS encoding IS30 family transposase has translation MCGVTTAPVGLTALEKQLHPRFLALAEREKIRDLRAAGQSLRAIGRVLGRPASTIKREIDANSGSEGYQPYAAHRAAAARRPRPKERKLLREGRLRRFVRDGLRQRWSPAQICHALRREHPDDESMRVSVETVYQALYFQARGGLKREVQAAIRSGRTRRKPRRDSQRRTPRFIDPMVMISDRPADVEDRAVPGHWEGDLIIGAGGRSAIATLVERSTRYTLLVHLPGGAHDAETVRDGLVATIQTLPAHLRGSLTWDQGSEMARHKQFSMATGMPVYFCDPASPWQRGSNENTNGLLRQYFPKGTDLSVHSPEDLEHVAQELNGRPRKTLGWDTPAERLRDLLTT, from the coding sequence ATGTGCGGTGTGACCACGGCACCGGTGGGCCTGACGGCCCTGGAGAAGCAGCTTCACCCGCGGTTCCTAGCGCTCGCCGAGCGCGAGAAGATCCGCGATCTGCGCGCGGCGGGGCAGTCGCTGAGGGCGATCGGACGGGTCCTGGGACGGCCGGCGAGCACCATCAAGCGGGAGATCGACGCGAACTCGGGCAGCGAGGGCTACCAGCCCTACGCCGCCCACCGGGCAGCGGCAGCGCGCAGACCCCGGCCCAAGGAGCGCAAACTGCTGCGCGAGGGACGGCTGCGCCGCTTCGTCCGGGACGGACTGCGCCAGCGGTGGTCACCGGCACAGATCTGCCACGCTCTACGGAGAGAGCATCCCGACGACGAGAGCATGCGGGTGAGCGTGGAGACGGTCTACCAGGCACTGTATTTCCAGGCCCGCGGCGGCCTGAAGCGGGAAGTGCAGGCCGCCATCCGTTCCGGCCGGACCCGCCGCAAACCGCGCCGGGACTCCCAGCGGCGCACGCCCCGGTTCATCGACCCGATGGTGATGATCAGCGACCGTCCCGCCGACGTCGAGGACCGGGCCGTGCCCGGTCACTGGGAAGGCGACCTGATCATCGGCGCGGGCGGGCGCTCCGCGATCGCCACCCTGGTCGAGCGCAGCACCCGTTACACCCTGCTGGTCCATCTGCCGGGCGGGGCCCACGACGCCGAGACCGTCCGCGACGGCCTCGTTGCCACGATCCAGACCCTGCCCGCCCACCTGCGCGGCTCCCTCACCTGGGACCAGGGCAGCGAGATGGCACGCCACAAGCAGTTCAGCATGGCCACCGGCATGCCCGTCTACTTCTGCGACCCCGCCAGCCCCTGGCAACGCGGCTCGAACGAGAACACCAACGGCCTCCTGCGCCAGTACTTCCCGAAAGGCACCGACCTCAGCGTCCACAGTCCCGAAGACCTCGAACACGTCGCCCAGGAACTCAACGGCCGCCCACGCAAGACGCTCGGCTGGGATACCCCAGCCGAGCGTCTACGTGATCTACTCACCACCTGA
- the trpD gene encoding anthranilate phosphoribosyltransferase, protein MDVVTPAGGDSTAMARTWPDVLTSLLSGQDLSADDTAWAMDRIMRGEATDAQIAGFIVALRAKGETVAEVSGLVRTMYEHATVIEVPGDTVDIVGTGGDRARTVNISTMSALVVAGTGARVVKHGNRASSSASGASDVLEKLGVNLDLTPRRVVEVAEEAGITFCFAVKFHPALRHVAAARRELGIATTFNILGPLTNPARVRTQATGVADARMAPIVAGVLADRGSSALVVRGDDGLDELTVTATSQVWVVRNGTVRQETFDPRDVGIELVPVEALRGADASYNADVARRLLAGETGPIRDAVLLNSAAALAALDPAPGDRTLTELIGEGLTRAAESIDSGAARNVLERWVRASNA, encoded by the coding sequence ATGGACGTTGTGACCCCAGCCGGAGGCGACAGCACCGCGATGGCCCGCACCTGGCCGGATGTCCTCACCTCGCTGCTCAGCGGCCAGGACCTCAGCGCCGATGACACCGCCTGGGCCATGGACCGGATCATGCGCGGTGAGGCCACCGACGCCCAGATCGCCGGATTCATCGTCGCGCTGCGGGCCAAGGGCGAGACCGTGGCCGAGGTGTCCGGACTCGTCCGGACCATGTACGAGCACGCCACGGTGATCGAGGTCCCCGGGGACACCGTCGACATCGTCGGCACCGGCGGCGACCGCGCCAGGACCGTCAATATCTCGACGATGTCGGCGCTGGTGGTGGCCGGTACCGGGGCGCGGGTGGTCAAGCACGGCAACCGTGCCTCGTCCTCCGCGAGCGGTGCGTCCGACGTCCTGGAGAAGCTGGGCGTCAATCTCGATCTCACCCCGCGGCGGGTGGTCGAGGTGGCCGAGGAGGCGGGGATCACCTTCTGCTTCGCGGTGAAGTTCCACCCGGCACTGCGGCATGTCGCCGCCGCCCGCCGGGAGCTGGGCATCGCCACCACCTTCAACATCCTCGGCCCGCTCACCAACCCGGCCCGGGTGCGGACCCAGGCGACCGGTGTGGCGGACGCCCGGATGGCGCCCATCGTCGCCGGTGTGCTGGCCGACCGCGGCTCGTCCGCACTGGTCGTCCGGGGCGACGACGGCCTCGACGAGCTCACGGTGACCGCGACCTCCCAGGTGTGGGTGGTGCGGAACGGCACCGTGCGCCAGGAGACCTTCGACCCGCGGGACGTCGGTATCGAACTGGTCCCGGTGGAGGCCCTGCGCGGCGCGGACGCCTCGTACAACGCGGATGTGGCGCGCCGGCTGCTGGCGGGGGAGACCGGCCCGATCCGGGACGCGGTGCTGCTCAACTCGGCGGCCGCGCTGGCCGCGTTGGACCCCGCGCCGGGCGACAGGACGCTCACCGAGCTGATCGGGGAGGGACTGACGCGTGCGGCGGAGTCCATCGACTCGGGGGCGGCGCGGAACGTCCTGGAGCGATGGGTGCGCGCCAGCAACGCGTGA
- a CDS encoding aminotransferase class V-fold PLP-dependent enzyme, translating into MSVRPAAAVAPAAAVPAPADVCEPLPVLGADVRVPLVTGGEVTYAALDYAASAPALQRVWDDIAAYAPYYGSVHRGAGYLSQLSTDLFENSRADVAAFLGCRADDQVVFTRSTTDSLNLLAAVLPSGTEVFVFETEHHASLLPWEQREDVRVRYLSAPRSPRQAVETLERALAARAGGPALVCVTGASNVTGELWPVRELAAAAHAHGARIVLDAAQLAPHHPVDIAAADVDWVAFSGHKLYAPFGAGVLAGRADWLREARPYLAGGGASRKVARRDDGGVDVEWHTTAARHEAGSPNVIGVYAIASACKALTEAGFDGLVARERQLIAAVREGLAEVPEVRVLSLFGDDAPRVGVLSFVVDGWNSSHFAAALSAEYGIGVRDGLFCAHPLVRTLLGSEPEEPGECGAPEAAPGERSLNAIRVSFGAGTPDEHVDRFVRAVKELVRAGAQWTYRTEDGRCVPARD; encoded by the coding sequence ATGTCCGTGCGCCCTGCCGCCGCCGTCGCCCCCGCCGCCGCTGTCCCCGCCCCCGCCGACGTCTGTGAGCCGCTGCCCGTGCTGGGCGCCGATGTCCGGGTGCCGCTGGTCACCGGCGGCGAGGTGACCTACGCCGCGCTCGACTACGCCGCCAGCGCCCCCGCCCTCCAACGGGTCTGGGACGACATCGCCGCCTACGCCCCGTACTACGGCAGCGTCCACCGCGGCGCCGGCTACCTCTCGCAGCTGTCCACCGATCTGTTCGAGAACAGCCGCGCGGACGTCGCCGCCTTCCTCGGCTGCCGCGCGGACGACCAGGTCGTCTTCACCCGCTCCACCACCGATTCGCTCAATCTGCTGGCCGCTGTGCTGCCGTCCGGCACCGAGGTCTTCGTCTTCGAGACCGAGCACCATGCCTCGCTGCTGCCGTGGGAGCAGCGCGAGGACGTCCGGGTGCGCTACCTCAGTGCGCCGCGCTCCCCGCGGCAGGCCGTGGAGACGCTGGAGCGGGCGCTCGCGGCGCGGGCCGGGGGCCCGGCGCTGGTGTGCGTGACGGGTGCGTCCAACGTGACCGGCGAGCTGTGGCCGGTGCGGGAGCTGGCCGCCGCGGCCCACGCCCACGGCGCCCGTATCGTGCTCGACGCCGCCCAGCTCGCCCCCCACCACCCGGTGGACATCGCGGCGGCGGACGTCGACTGGGTCGCCTTCTCCGGGCACAAGCTGTACGCCCCCTTCGGCGCCGGGGTGCTGGCCGGACGGGCCGACTGGCTCCGCGAGGCCCGCCCGTACCTGGCGGGCGGCGGTGCCAGCCGCAAGGTCGCCCGGCGCGACGACGGCGGGGTGGACGTCGAGTGGCACACCACCGCCGCCCGGCACGAGGCGGGCTCGCCGAACGTCATCGGCGTCTACGCCATCGCCTCCGCCTGCAAGGCGCTGACCGAGGCCGGGTTCGACGGTCTGGTCGCCCGTGAACGGCAGCTGATCGCGGCGGTGCGGGAGGGTCTGGCGGAGGTGCCGGAGGTGCGGGTGCTCTCGCTGTTCGGCGACGACGCCCCGCGGGTGGGCGTGCTGTCGTTCGTGGTGGACGGCTGGAACAGCTCGCACTTCGCGGCCGCGCTCTCCGCGGAGTACGGCATCGGTGTCCGCGACGGCCTCTTCTGCGCCCACCCGCTGGTCCGCACGCTGCTGGGCAGCGAGCCGGAGGAGCCGGGCGAGTGCGGCGCCCCCGAGGCCGCCCCGGGCGAGCGCTCGCTGAACGCGATCCGCGTCAGCTTCGGCGCGGGCACCCCGGACGAGCATGTGGACCGCTTCGTCCGCGCGGTGAAGGAACTGGTCCGCGCGGGCGCCCAGTGGACCTACCGCACCGAGGACGGCCGCTGCGTCCCCGCCCGCGATTGA
- a CDS encoding Lrp/AsnC family transcriptional regulator translates to MITSIVLIKTSVDRIPEIAEKIAALEGVSEVYSVTGAHDLIAMVRVATHDDLADIIPGQISKVPGVASTETHIAFRTYSQHDLEAAFAIGLDG, encoded by the coding sequence GTGATCACTTCGATCGTGCTCATCAAGACCAGCGTGGACCGGATCCCGGAGATCGCCGAGAAGATCGCCGCGCTGGAGGGTGTGAGCGAGGTCTATTCGGTCACCGGCGCGCACGACCTGATCGCGATGGTGCGGGTGGCGACCCACGACGACCTCGCGGACATCATCCCCGGCCAGATCAGCAAGGTCCCCGGGGTGGCCTCCACGGAGACCCACATCGCGTTCCGCACCTACTCCCAGCACGACCTGGAAGCGGCCTTCGCCATCGGCCTCGACGGCTAG
- a CDS encoding rhomboid family intramembrane serine protease, whose amino-acid sequence MIDASEGSGETSGRPLMTYTFIVICCLIFVLGPASGLNPEYGTGGELLQAQSAYFERWGVVPSALWSGGPGQPLTPLTALFVHGNWLHLLGNMLFLYVFGAMTEERMGRVQFALFYLATGYLALLGYAVAHAESGQTLVGASGAISGVLGAFLWLFPRARVTSLFPFLFFMPLRFPAWVVLVFWVALQWLAARQADDRPGVAYLAHLVGFTLGFLYAWARFGRTARVGGAARPSEGESQP is encoded by the coding sequence ATGATCGATGCGTCTGAGGGTTCCGGTGAGACGTCCGGGCGCCCCCTGATGACGTACACCTTCATCGTCATCTGCTGCCTGATCTTCGTCCTCGGACCGGCCTCCGGCCTCAACCCCGAGTACGGCACGGGCGGGGAGCTGCTCCAGGCGCAGTCCGCCTACTTCGAACGCTGGGGGGTGGTCCCCAGCGCCCTCTGGAGCGGCGGGCCCGGCCAGCCGCTGACCCCGCTCACCGCGCTCTTCGTCCACGGCAACTGGCTGCACCTGCTCGGAAACATGCTGTTTCTCTACGTCTTCGGCGCGATGACCGAGGAGCGCATGGGACGAGTGCAATTCGCCCTCTTCTACCTCGCCACCGGCTATCTGGCGCTGCTGGGCTACGCCGTGGCCCACGCCGAGTCCGGTCAGACCCTGGTCGGCGCCTCCGGAGCCATCTCCGGGGTCCTCGGCGCGTTTCTGTGGCTCTTCCCCCGGGCCCGGGTGACCAGCCTCTTCCCGTTCCTGTTCTTCATGCCGCTGCGCTTCCCCGCCTGGGTGGTGCTGGTCTTCTGGGTCGCCCTCCAGTGGCTCGCCGCCCGGCAGGCCGACGACCGCCCCGGAGTCGCCTATCTGGCCCATCTGGTGGGCTTCACCCTCGGGTTCCTCTACGCATGGGCCCGCTTCGGGCGGACGGCTAGAGTGGGCGGCGCAGCCAGGCCCAGCGAGGGAGAAAGCCAGCCGTGA
- a CDS encoding NYN domain-containing protein codes for MVERTGGPGAAGDAEGVTEALDRPLPEGVRRRVVALVADAFGGLTVTELPPQLRQYARFTPTRRAKFAGNAMAAAVESDPVFRQRIAGRLRETQPELSDAIEGGSPPAAADPVDVAAAAYVLRPVGWVKLVEAAGEEAQRASAERAGEEAARELQRLREELSEARATARNEAERVRGELETARKEGDALQRKLRSAQSDVKRGAAALRKAEAELEAVRSEAAARQATADGEARRLRARLAETESALEASRRAVREGRSVEDMRVRLLLDTVLDAAQGLRRELALPPASMRPAETVDAVEPGRMTPKDIATRALSETDPALLDQLLALPQAHLVVDGYNVTKTGYPTMPLEKQRLRLLGGLAVLAAQTGAEMTCVFDGAELAAPVLLAPPRGVRVLFSKPGVTADELIRQLVRAEPPGRPVVVVSTDREVADGVARAGARPVASVLLLKRLART; via the coding sequence GTGGTGGAGCGGACGGGCGGCCCCGGGGCGGCCGGTGACGCCGAGGGCGTCACCGAGGCGCTCGACCGCCCCCTGCCGGAAGGGGTGCGGCGGCGCGTCGTGGCGCTGGTCGCGGATGCCTTCGGCGGGCTGACCGTCACCGAACTGCCTCCCCAGCTGCGGCAGTACGCCCGTTTCACCCCGACCCGCCGGGCGAAGTTCGCGGGGAACGCGATGGCCGCCGCGGTGGAGAGCGACCCGGTCTTCCGGCAGCGGATCGCGGGTCGGCTGCGCGAGACCCAGCCGGAGCTGTCGGATGCCATCGAGGGCGGTTCGCCGCCCGCCGCGGCCGATCCGGTGGATGTCGCCGCGGCGGCGTACGTCCTGCGCCCGGTGGGCTGGGTGAAGCTGGTCGAGGCGGCCGGTGAGGAAGCCCAGCGGGCCTCGGCCGAGCGAGCCGGGGAGGAGGCCGCGCGGGAGCTCCAGCGGTTGCGTGAGGAGCTGTCGGAGGCCAGGGCCACGGCACGCAATGAGGCCGAGCGGGTGCGCGGGGAGCTGGAGACGGCGCGCAAGGAGGGCGACGCGCTCCAGCGCAAGCTGCGCAGCGCGCAGAGCGATGTGAAGCGCGGTGCGGCGGCGCTGCGCAAGGCCGAGGCCGAGCTGGAGGCCGTACGGTCCGAGGCGGCGGCGCGGCAGGCGACCGCGGACGGTGAGGCACGGCGGCTGCGGGCCCGGCTCGCGGAGACCGAGTCGGCGCTGGAAGCGAGCCGCCGGGCGGTGCGCGAGGGCCGCAGCGTGGAGGACATGCGGGTCCGGCTGCTGCTGGACACGGTGCTGGACGCGGCGCAGGGCCTGCGGCGCGAACTGGCGCTGCCGCCCGCTTCGATGCGCCCTGCCGAGACGGTGGACGCGGTCGAACCGGGCCGGATGACACCGAAGGACATAGCGACCAGGGCGCTGTCCGAAACCGATCCCGCCCTGCTGGACCAGCTGCTCGCGCTGCCGCAGGCGCATCTGGTGGTGGACGGCTACAACGTCACCAAGACCGGCTATCCGACCATGCCGTTGGAGAAGCAGCGGCTGCGGCTGCTGGGCGGACTCGCGGTGCTGGCGGCCCAGACCGGCGCGGAGATGACCTGCGTCTTCGACGGGGCGGAGCTGGCCGCTCCGGTGCTGCTGGCGCCACCGCGCGGGGTGCGGGTGCTGTTCAGCAAGCCGGGGGTGACGGCGGACGAACTGATCCGGCAGCTGGTGCGGGCCGAACCGCCGGGCCGGCCGGTGGTCGTGGTCTCGACCGACCGCGAGGTGGCGGACGGGGTGGCGCGTGCCGGTGCCCGTCCGGTGGCATCGGTCCTGTTGCTGAAGCGACTTGCTCGCACCTAA